In a single window of the Luteibacter rhizovicinus DSM 16549 genome:
- a CDS encoding site-specific integrase: MRMRLAHHLLRHPQSGMWHFRLIVPKALRPILGLGVVKRSLGTKDPALARMWAYALGVRCAQMLATARDELEAGMSKQWDDDAVARMMGQIEKNLDGGTVRKWEVETPDGHRLRTDGSDRDHRQGMEALKAILEAQPPVTMSPRYPVAPAASGSRLNLGDAIKGYSEVEALAMRPNTWSQRKRALDDFCKAIGPFAFVALITRQKASTWSDGLLRSGKSNVYVANCVSHVAQLFESLLRKEIVTSNPIKGLVVVKKSEKAKRRAQGHEWEPFEVETLKRIFDPANLKKVKEHVSWGALLGLYTGGRVGELAQIFLRDFVVEGGVPCLKICADSDGQSIKTGFGGERLVPIHPDLIELGLLDRVERLRAEGHERLFPRMRIDSAAGKGNSISKGFNYYLAGLGIKPRRAHGIIGIHSLRKTVIQTLQGSSLPAERRRALVGHEAGDPVADTHQGSYMRTWTPGELSAFFPGLPWASWLRLTDLAPMLRGQKPREF, encoded by the coding sequence ATGCGTATGCGACTGGCCCACCATCTGCTACGCCACCCCCAATCGGGGATGTGGCACTTCCGCCTAATCGTGCCGAAGGCCCTTAGGCCGATCCTCGGCCTGGGCGTCGTCAAGCGATCCCTTGGAACGAAAGACCCGGCGCTGGCGAGAATGTGGGCGTATGCCCTGGGCGTCCGCTGTGCTCAAATGCTGGCTACGGCACGGGATGAGCTGGAGGCAGGGATGAGCAAGCAGTGGGACGATGACGCGGTGGCCCGGATGATGGGGCAGATCGAGAAGAACCTCGACGGTGGAACGGTCCGCAAGTGGGAGGTCGAAACGCCCGATGGGCACCGGCTCCGAACCGACGGCTCCGATCGCGATCACCGCCAGGGCATGGAAGCACTCAAGGCGATTCTTGAGGCACAACCTCCCGTCACGATGAGCCCGCGGTATCCCGTGGCCCCGGCCGCTTCTGGGAGCCGGCTGAACCTTGGCGATGCCATCAAAGGTTATTCAGAGGTCGAGGCTCTGGCGATGCGGCCGAACACCTGGTCACAGAGGAAACGTGCCCTCGATGACTTCTGTAAGGCGATCGGACCGTTCGCTTTTGTCGCCCTGATCACCCGACAAAAAGCGAGCACCTGGAGCGACGGCCTCCTTCGTTCGGGCAAGAGCAACGTCTACGTAGCCAACTGCGTCAGCCACGTGGCCCAACTTTTCGAATCGCTTCTCCGCAAAGAGATCGTGACCAGCAACCCCATCAAAGGGCTGGTCGTGGTTAAGAAATCCGAGAAGGCAAAGCGGCGTGCCCAAGGACACGAGTGGGAGCCGTTCGAGGTCGAAACCCTCAAGCGGATCTTTGACCCGGCCAACCTGAAGAAGGTGAAAGAGCACGTCAGTTGGGGCGCATTGTTGGGCCTTTACACGGGCGGCCGCGTCGGCGAGTTGGCGCAGATTTTTCTACGAGATTTCGTTGTCGAAGGTGGTGTCCCGTGCCTGAAGATTTGTGCGGACAGTGACGGCCAGAGCATTAAAACAGGGTTTGGAGGCGAGCGCCTGGTGCCCATCCATCCCGATCTCATCGAACTCGGACTGCTTGATCGTGTGGAGCGTCTGCGAGCCGAAGGCCACGAGCGCCTGTTTCCGAGAATGCGCATCGACAGCGCAGCGGGTAAGGGAAACTCGATCAGCAAGGGTTTCAACTATTACCTCGCCGGCCTTGGTATCAAACCGAGGCGGGCGCACGGGATCATTGGCATCCACAGTCTGAGGAAGACGGTCATTCAAACGCTCCAAGGGTCATCACTGCCGGCAGAACGGCGGCGCGCCCTTGTGGGTCATGAAGCCGGTGATCCCGTCGCCGATACGCATCAGGGCTCCTATATGCGCACGTGGACGCCGGGCGAACTTTCCGCTTTTTTCCCTGGACTTCCATGGGCGTCGTGGCTACGCCTGACGGATCTTGCCCCTATGCTTCGAGGACAAAAACCGCGTGAATTTTAA
- the rpsI gene encoding 30S ribosomal protein S9 has translation MATQQNYGTGRRKTSAARVFLRKGTGGIVVNGKPLDQFFGRETSRMIVRQPLELTENVDKFDIMVTVAGGGITGQAGAIRLGISRALVEYDEALKSPLRKAGFMTRDAREVERKKVGLHKARRATQFSKR, from the coding sequence ATGGCTACCCAGCAGAATTACGGTACCGGCCGCCGCAAGACCTCCGCCGCCCGCGTGTTCCTCCGCAAGGGCACCGGTGGCATCGTCGTCAACGGCAAGCCGCTCGACCAGTTCTTCGGTCGCGAGACCTCGCGCATGATCGTGCGCCAGCCGCTCGAACTGACCGAAAACGTCGACAAGTTTGATATCATGGTCACCGTCGCCGGTGGCGGCATCACGGGTCAGGCCGGCGCCATTCGCCTCGGTATCTCCCGCGCCCTCGTCGAATACGACGAAGCGCTGAAGTCGCCGCTGCGTAAGGCAGGTTTCATGACCCGCGACGCTCGCGAAGTCGAGCGTAAGAAGGTTGGTCTGCATAAGGCCCGCCGCGCAACGCAGTTCTCGAAGCGCTAA
- the rplM gene encoding 50S ribosomal protein L13, producing MKTFTAKPESVKRDWFVVDATNKTLGRLSTEVARRLRGKHKPEFTPHVDTGDYIVVINAEKVAVTGAKLDDKMYHRFTGYVGNLKTTSLKDLLATHPERVIEIAVKGMLPKNPLGRAMYRKLKVYGGAEHPHTAQMPQALEI from the coding sequence ATGAAAACGTTCACCGCCAAGCCGGAAAGCGTCAAGCGCGATTGGTTCGTGGTTGATGCCACGAACAAGACCCTGGGTCGTCTTTCGACCGAGGTCGCGCGTCGCCTCCGCGGCAAGCACAAGCCCGAGTTCACGCCCCACGTCGATACCGGCGACTACATCGTCGTGATCAACGCCGAGAAGGTGGCCGTGACCGGTGCCAAGCTGGACGACAAGATGTACCACCGCTTCACCGGCTACGTCGGCAACCTGAAGACCACGAGTCTCAAGGATCTGCTGGCTACCCACCCGGAGCGCGTGATCGAGATCGCCGTCAAGGGCATGCTGCCGAAGAACCCGCTGGGTCGTGCCATGTACCGCAAGCTCAAGGTGTACGGCGGTGCCGAGCACCCGCACACCGCGCAGATGCCCCAGGCGTTGGAAATCTAA